The Arachis duranensis cultivar V14167 chromosome 2, aradu.V14167.gnm2.J7QH, whole genome shotgun sequence genome has a window encoding:
- the LOC107472766 gene encoding 1-aminocyclopropane-1-carboxylate synthase-like, with protein sequence MVGLSSKSYELLSKIATNEKHGENSPYFDGWKAYDRDPYHPTKNPQGVIQMGLAENQLCFDLIEEWLKKNPKASICTPEGLHQFRDIANFQDYHGLPQFTSAVAKFMSKVRGGRVKFDPNRILMSGGATGANELIMFCLADPGDAFLVPTPYYAAYPRDLCWRTGLRLIPVHCDSSNNFKITREALESSYKKAKDDNINVKGLIITNPSNPLGTSLDRDTLKSLVNFTNDNNIHLVCDEIYSATVFDSPRFVSVAEIIEEMDDSSCKKELIHIVYSLSKDMGFPGFRVGIVYSYNDIVVNCGRKMSSFGLVSSQTQHMLAAMLSDDEFVDNFLKESSRRLAKRHEYFSKGLEEVNIKRFPSNAGLFYWMNLSSLLKEQSFEAEMALWRVIINEVKLNVSPGSSFNCLEPGWFRVCFANMDDETVEVALNRIRAFVIGKEKTTKNNNNRAKKNNNVVEVKKRWQQNLRLSFSSSRLLDHHETVMSPHILSPHSPIPASSPLVQAT encoded by the exons ATGGTGGGTTTGAGTTCTAAGAGCTATGAGCTTCTATCAAAGATTGCAACAAATGAGAAACATGGAGAGAACTCTCCTTACTTTGATGGATGGAAAGCTTATGATAGAGATCCATATCACCCTACAAAAAACCCTCAAGGTGTTATTCAAATGGGTCTTGCTGAAAACCAG ctATGCTTTGATCTCATTGAAGAGTGGTTAAAGAAGAATCCCAAGGCTTCCATTTGCACTCCTGAAGGACTTCATCAATTCAGAGATATTGCCAACTTTCAAGACTATCATGGATTACCACAGTTCACAAgt GCTGTGGCAAAGTTTATGTCAAAAGTGAGAGGTGGTAGGGTCAAGTTTGATCCAAACCGTATATTGATGAGTGGAGGGGCAACAGGTGCAAATGAATTAATCATGTTCTGCTTAGCTGATCCTGGAGATGCTTTTCTTGTTCCTACCCCTTATTATGCAGC ATATCCGCGGGATTTGTGTTGGCGAACCGGATTACGGTTGATTCCGGTTCATTGTGATAGCTccaacaatttcaagatcaCAAGAGAAGCTCTTGAATCATCATACAAAAAAGCCAAAGATGATAACATCAATGTGAAGGGTTTGATCATAACAAACCCTTCAAACCCTTTGGGAACATCTTTAGACCGTGACACATTGAAGAGCCTAGTGAATTTCACCAATGATAACAACATACATTTGGTGTGTGATGAAATCTATTCAGCCACGGTTTTCGATTCCCCACGGTTTGTAAGTGTTGCCGAAATCATTGAAGAAATGGATGACTCATCATGCAAAAAAGAACTTATTCACATAGTTTATAGCCTATCCAAGGACATGGGATTCCCCGGATTTAGGGTTGGGATAGTTTATTCGTACAACGATATAGTCGTAAATTGCGGTCGCAAAATGTCGAGTTTTGGATTAGTCTCTTCCCAGACTCAACATATGCTGGCCGCAATGCTTTCAGACGACGAATTTGTGGATAATTTTCTTAAGGAAAGTTCTAGAAGACTGGCGAAACGGCACGAGTACTTCTCAAAGGGGCTAGAAGAAGTTAACATCAAAAGGTTTCCGAGCAATGCCGGATTATTCTATTGGATGAATCTGAGTTCATTGTTGAAAGAACAAAGCTTTGAAGCCGAAATGGCGCTATGGCGCGTGATTATCAACGAAGTGAAACTCAATGTTTCTCCGGGATCATCTTTCAATTGCTTGGAACCAggttggtttagggtttgttttGCAAACATGGATGATGAAACGGTTGAAGTTGCACTGAATAGAATAAGAGCATTTGTGATTGggaaagagaaaacaacaaagaataataataatagggcaaagaaaaacaacaacGTTGTTGAAGTGAAAAAACGTTGGCAACAGAATCTTAGGTTAAGTTTCTCTTCATCAAGATTGTTGGATCATCATGAAACTGTTATGTCACCTCACATTTTGTCTCCACATTCACCAATTCCAGCTTCATCACCACTTGTTCAAGcaacataa